The genomic window ATATACTGCATGTGCCCGAGGATATATACTGTGTTAGGCAATTGATATATACTTCACAGGGCAATTCATATATACCTCGTTTTCCAAGGGAAACGAAAAGTGATAACCTTACTGAAAAAATTACGATATGACAGAAAACCATGAGCGGGCGGAACAAGCACGTTTCGTCTTCCATATCTACGGTTGCAATGTGCAGATCGTGCCCAATGCAACCCATGCGATCCAAATCATCCACCAAGGTGATGGTACGATCTTGCGGACGGAAAGCTGTATTACGCCCGCCGCTTCGGGACGCCACGAGTCACAGGCACCGCCGTTGGGAAAAGTTAGGGCACTGAATATAAAACAAACAAAATACAAATGATGGATTTTCATAAGGGCAGATGGCGATTGGCCTTAGGCCGTCTGGTGAATTTGCGGTATATCAACCGTTGGATCATTTTTAGTGCGGACCTTTTCGTCTCGCTCTCCGTATCGTTGCTGGGCGTACTAGGAATGTTCTCCATTCTGCATATACGTATTGGAGAGTCTGATGTGCTGAAAGTGGGCCTCTCCTCATTTGTGAGCAGTATCGTTTCGTTCTTGCTGTTCAAAGCATATCATGGGGTTATTCGCCATTCCACGCTGCGTGGCTTGTGGCGGATCGGTGGTGCTGCGATCGGCAAGTCGCTCTTGATGTTCCTGCTGCTTTGGCTGTTGAAAGCCCGTTTCAGCCCTTCTATCTATTGGTTGGGTGGAATCATGGACAGTACGTTGACGATCGTGATGTTGGTCACGTTGCGTGTCTTCGTGATCAATGTCTATAACAGCGTCCTCCTGCAACTCGGTAAGAAACGCAAGCGGGTACTGGTCTTTGGCACGGAGGAGGAGAGCGTGATGATCGCCACATCGGCGAACCGTCAGGTATTCATGCAGAATTATAGCATCATGGGCTTCCTTTCCTTTGGTAATTCCAAGAAAAGCATCCGGATTGCGGAGTTGCCGGTCTACCAGATCGAGAACGTGGAGGATCTGTATCGCTTGATCCCTCGCAACAGCTTGGATGGCGTTCTCTTCCCCAATATAAAGGTTGCCCATCAGGAGCGTGACCGTTTGATCCGTTATTGCGAGCAGGCCTCTTTGAAGACATTGGTAGTCCCGGAGATGGAGGAGCTACGTGGAGGTGAGGCGAAACGTTCCGTCCGAGAGATCCGTATCGAGGATTTGCTGGGTCGTGAGGAGATCCATATTAATCTGGACGAAATCGGCAATCTGTTGGAAGGGAAGACCGTGCTTGTCACGGGAGCCGCCGGCAGTATCGGTAGCGAGATCTGTCGCCAGCTGGCTCATTTCCCGATTAAGAAGTTGGTTTGCTTCGACTCCGCCGAGACTCCGATGCATAATCTCCGTCTGGAATTGGAAGAAAAATATAAGGGACTAAACTTTGTCCCGGTGATCGGCGATGTCCGTAGCCCGGACCGTGTGGATTATGTGTTCCGCAACTGGCACCCCCAAGTAGTGTTCCATGCGGCGGCCTACAAGCATGTCCCTTTAATGGAGGAGAATCCCTGCGAGGCGATCCGAACAAACGTGTTCGGTACTCGTGTGATGGCGGATGCCGCTGTAAGCTATGGTGTGGAGAAATTTGTGATGATCAGTACGGATAAGGCGGTGAACCCCACGAACATCATGGGCTGTAGCAAGCGCTTGGCTGAGATCTATGTACAGAGTCTGAGCCTTGCGATCGAGCGAGGAGAGGTGAAAGGCGAGACGCGTTTCATTACGACCCGCTTTGGAAACGTATTGGGTAGCAACGGTTCGGTTATCCCCCGTTTCCGGGAACAAATCGCTCAGGGAGGTCCAGTGACGGTCACCCATCCCGATATCATCCGTTACTTTATGACTATCCCGGAGGCTTGTCGCCTGGTGTTAGAGGCCGGTACAATGGGCAAGGGTGGTGAGATCTTTATCTTCGATATGGGAGAGCCGGTGAAGATAGCGGATTTGGCGAAGCGCATGATCGAGCTGTCCGGATTACAGGTAGACAAAGACATCGAGATCAAGTACACTGGTCTCCGCCCCGGTGAGAAATTGTATGAAGAGCTACTGAACAACAAGGAGAACACGAAAGAGACCCCTCACGAGAAGATTCGAGTGGCGGCGGTTCGTGAGTATGACTATAAGGATGTGGTAGAACATATCAATGTGTTAACGGAATTGTCCCTCCGTGTTCAGATCCTCTCGATGGTAAAGGAGATGAAAGCCTTTGTCCCCGAGTTTAAGAGTCAGAATTCTCAGTTTGAGGAGTTGGATTGAATACTTACAAACGTAAAAATAATTGACTAAAAATAACGAATGATGGAATTTAAGCGGAATATACTTATAACAGGAGGAGCCGGATTTATTGGTAGCCATGTGGTGCGCCTGTTTGTGAACAAGTATATTGATTGTCATATCATTAACTTGGATAAATTGACATATGCTGGGAATTTGGCAAATCTTAAGGACATAGAGAACAGGCAAAATTACACTTTTGTAAAGGCTGATATTTGCGATTTTATAAAGATTCAAGAGTTAATGGTGCAATATGAAGTGGACGGTGTGATTCATTTAGCAGCAGAAAGCCATGTGGATCGGAGTATCAAGGATCCGTTCACTTTCGCTCGAACGAATGTGATGGGAACCCTATCCTTATTACAAGCGGCCAAATTGTATTGGGAATCGCTACCTGAAAAATATGAAGGTAAGATGTTTTACCATATCTCAACGGATGAGGTTTATGGTGCGTTAACCATGAGTCATCCGGAGGGAATAGAACCGCCATTTATCACTACCGCTTCCTCGGGTGGGCATCACCATGCCTACGGAAAGGATTTCTTTTATGAGAATACCAAGTATAACCCACATAGTCCATACTCCGCAAGTAAGGCGAGCAGTGACCATTTTGTTCGTGCATTCCACGATACCTACGGGATGCCGACTATTGTGACTAATTGTAGTAATAATTATGGCCCTTACCAGTTCCCAGAGAAGCTGATTCCCTTATTCATTAATAATATTCGTCATCGCAAACCCCTGCCTGTTTACGGAAGAGGCGAGAATGTGCGGGATTGGTTGTTCGTTGAAGATCATGCCCGTGCCATTGATTTGATATTTCATCAGGGTAAGGTTGCGGATACCTATAATATAGGGGGCTTCAATGAATGGAAGAATATTGATATCATCAAGGTGATCATTCGTACCGTAGACCGTTTGTTGGGACGTAGGGAAGGAGAGGATATGGATCTCATCACTTATGTAACCGACCGTTTGGGACATGATGCTCGGTATGCCATTGATTCTACCAAATTGCAGAAAGAACTAGGTTGGGAACCTTTATATCAATTTGAAGAAGGTATTGAAAAGACCGTAAAATGGTATTTGGAGAATCAGGAATGGATGGATAACATCACGAGTGGGGAGTGTGAGAGGTATTATGATTCTATGTACAACGGTAGGTGAGAAAATATATGGATAACAAGCCGGTAATAATAGAGCTACCCAAGTTTTTAGATAAGCGGGGTAATCTTTCCTTTGTAGAGGAATTCCAGCATGTTCCATTCAAAATCGCACGTAGTTATTGGATATACGATGTGCCGGGAGGGGAAGTGCGTGGAGGTCATGCCTATAAGAAGAATGAAGAGTTTATCATCGCATTGTCGGGAAGTTTTGAGGTTCATATTGATGATGGGATACGACAACAGACATTCCTGTTGAATCGATCCTATTACGGACTTTATGTGCCCAAAGGGGCTTGGAGGGAAATGGTCAATTTTTCAACAAACTCATTGGCCTTAGTTTTAGCGTCTATCCCTTATAGTGTGGATGATTATATATACGATTATCAAGAATTTAAAAATTATACTCATGCGAACATCCAGTGTTTATGATTGTACAATGATAGAGCTTGATAAACATCATAGCGACCGAAAAGGAAACTTAACAGTAGTAGAGAACCTAAAGACTGTCCCTTTTGATGTGAAACGCGCTTATTATTTGTATGATGTCCCTGGTGGTGAGAGTCGTGGTGGCCATGCGCATAAGGAGCTAAGCCAATTGATTATTGCTGCAAGTGGTAGTTTTACGGTTACATTGGATGACGGAAATGTAAAACGAACTTTCCATTTGAACCGTCCTTATCAAGGGCTTTATATCGTTCCGGGTATATGGCGTACATTGGATGATTTTTCTTCGGGTTCTGTATGCTTGGTTTTGGCTTCGAATGGGTATGATGAGGGGGATTATATAAGGGATTATGATAAATTTTTAGAATTTAGGAGAGATTAGTATTTTGTTTTTCATTGTGATAAATCTGCTAATTTTAATATAATGAATAATAATCAAACAAGAGTCTTGATTACTGCAATAGGTACAATGAATTGTACAACTATAATAAGTGAATTAAAGAAGGCTGAAGAGGTTTTTTATGTGATTGGAGCTGATATAAATGGAAAATATAGTATTGCAAATTCCAATGAAGTTGATGAATTTTTTCAATTTCCCTCTGTATTACATGATAGGGAAGGTTATGTTCAATATCTACTGAATTTTTGTAAGGAACATAATGTAGAGGTGTTTTTTTGTGTGGTAGATGAAGAAGTTGAGGTTGTTGCAAAACATAAAGAAGATTTTAATGCTATTGGTATTACATTGTGTCTCGCAAATATAGATGCTATAATTACTTGTCATAATAAGAATTTATTTGCAGAATGGTCGGAAAAAAATATCGCAAAATATTGTATAAAGAGATATGAAAATATAACGGATGTTAATAATGATAATTTTCCAATATTTATCAAACCTGTTGAGGGAAGAGCTAGTATAGGATGCAGAAAAATTGAAAATATGGAAGAGCTGTGGAAGTATGCTAGTGTTTGGGATAATTATATTGCTCAAGAATATGTGACAGGTGAAATTGTTTCTGTTGACATAGTCCGTAATAGAAAAACAGAGCAATTTGAGGTTGTTCAAAAATTAGAATTACTCCGCAATAGTAATGGGTGTGGTATTGCGGTGGAAATTGTAGATATTCCTGAAATACGACAACTCTGTTGTATAATTGCAGATATCTTTAATTTGAATGGTGTGATAAATGCAGAATTTTTCATAACCAATAAAGGCCTAAAAATCATAGAAATTAACCCTAGGCTTCCGGCTGGTATTGAATATTCATGTATGGCTGGTTTGGATGTTGTGCTTAATGCTTTGCGTATAGCTCGTGGAGAAGCTTGTATTTTTAAGGATATTAAAATAGGAGCTCATTATGCAAAAAGATATGAAACGTATGAGATAAAATAATGAATCATAAGAACAACTTAAAGTATAAATAATATGATTCCATTTCTTTCATTAAAAGATTTGACTGCTCTTCACGCAGAGGAGATTCACGAAGTTGTGTGTCGTGTGGTTGATAGCGGTTGGTATTTACAAGGTAAGGAAAATGATACTTTCGAGACTAACTATGCCAAATATATAGGAACAGGGTATTGTATTGGTTGTGCAAATGGTCTTGACGCACTTATATGGATATTCCGAGCGTACATTGAATTGGGCGTGATGAAACCTGGTGATGAGGTGATTGTTCCTGCTAATACCTATATAGCTACGATTTTGGCAATAACAGAAAATGGTTTGAAGCCGATTTTAGTAGAGCCGAAACTCAATACGCTTGAGATTGATGAAGACTTGATAGAAGAGGTCATTACGCCTAGAACGAAAGCTATTGCCATTGTCCATTTGTATGGACGTATAGCTTATACGGAGAAAATCGGAACGTTATGCAAAAAGTACGATCTGAAATTGGTGGAGGATTGTGCACAAAGTCATGGTTGTTTCTATCAAGATGGACGTATGACTGGCAACTTGGGGGATGCGGCAGGCCATAGCTTTTATCCGGGTAAGAATTTAGGGGCATTGGGTGATGGCGGTGCGGTGACGACGAATGATAAGGAATTAGCTGTAGCCATCCGAGCGTTGGCCAATTATGGAAGCCAAAAGAAATACGTATTTAAATATACGGGACGTAATAGTCGTTTGGATGAAATCCAAGCAGCCGTGTTGGACGTGAAGCTAAAATATTTAAAGGAAGACAACGCCCACAGAAAGATGATCGGAAAATATTATATAGATCATATAAACAATCCGCATATCAATTTTCCGGATACGCTTCCTGAAGAGCAAAATGTATTTCATCTTTTTCCGGTATTTTGCGAAAGGCGGGATGAGCTCCAAGCTTATTTAACCAAGAATGGAGTAGGTACGGTTATACATTATCCGATTCCTCCTCATAAACAGGAGTGTTATAAGCAATGGAATGAACTAGCATTCCCGATAACAGAACAAATAGCCTCACAAGAATTGAGCTTGCCTATAAGTCCTGTATTGACAATAGAGGAGGCAACTTATGTGGTAAATGTATTGAATAAATGGGAATAGTTCATAAAATTCTCTCTTTCAGCCAACGGACATTAAAGGCGGACATCGTAAAAGTCTTTTCCTTTACAGCCATGTCTACCGTGGTAAAGATGCTTACGGGGCTGATTAGCGTTAAAGTGGTAGCCTCAATAATTGGTCCTTCTGGAGTGGCTTTAGTGGGACAATTGAATAATTTCGCTACAATTGCGATGTCTTTAGCCAGTGGAGGTATCAATAACGGTATCACCAAATACGTGGCTGAATATAAAGAGGATAAAGAGAGAATCAAGGACTGCTTATCGACTGCGTTGCAGATCACGGCTGTCTGTTCATTACTTGTTGGTACTTTTTTGATTCTCTTCAACTCTTATTTAAGCAAGGTCATCTTATTATCACCGGATTATAATTACGTTTTTATCATATTTGGTTTTACAATCTTATTGTATGCTTTAAATCTAATGTTAATCTCGATTCTTAACGGGTTTAAGGAATTTAAGAGATATGTAAGGATTAATATTGCCAATAGCGTAATAGGCTTGATTTTCACATTGTCATTTGTTTCTGTTTTAAGATTGCCCGGTGCTTTGATCAGTGCCGTGACCTATCAAAGCATTATGTTCTTTATTACGCTTTGGATGATGCGGAAATTACCTTGGTTTACATGGGGTAATTTTAAGCGGAAGATAAACGGTACCTTGTCGAGGAAATATATGCACTATACCTTGATGGCGCTTACTACAGCGGCTACGGTACCTGTTTCCCAAATGTTGTTGAGAGGATATGTGATTTCAGAGATATCGCCTGTAGAAGCAGGTTGGTGGGAAGGCATGAACCGGATCTCTCACATGTATCTGATGGTGATTACAAGTTCGTTTTCTGTTTATTATTTGCCACGCCTTTCGGAATTGAAGGATTCTGTTGAGATCAAGCGGGAAATAGTGAAGGCTTACAAAGTGATTGTTCCGATGTTGTTGGTCGCTTTTACTTTGGTTTACCTGTTGCGTACTGTCATGATCCGTATTCTTTTCACACCGGAGTTCTTGCCGATGGAGAATCTGTTCTTTTGGCAATTGGCTGGAGATTTTTTTAAGATATGTAGTTGGCTGTTATCTTTCTTACTGGTCGCTAAATCTATGACAAAAGCATTTGTATCAACAGAAGTGTTGTTTTCTTTGAATTTTGTGATATTGGGTTTCTTGTTTATGCGTATGAATGGTGTAGTAGGAATCAATCAGGCGTACTTGGTGAATTATGTGGTGTATTTGATTTGTATGGTTTTTATTTTTAGAAGAATATTGTATGTAAAATAGTCTTTTGGTAGAGTTAATTGTAATTGAAGTGATGAAACATAGGGTAGATTGGAATAATATTTGTTTGACAGCAAAGAAAAATATACATCAAGATGTTGAGGCTGGAAATTTAAACTTGGCACTAAAAAAGATTCGGTCGGTTCTTAATATAGAAATAAACAGTTCGATTTATAGAGATGATGAGCTGGAGTCTATATTGTTAAAAATATCTGATATATTATTTCCAGAAGAATGTTTATTTCACCCCATACAAGGTAATTATGTGTTCTGTGATTCTATGATGTGGGATGATCATGGTTTGACTCAACAATATCTTAGTGCAATAATGAATATGGGCGTTAATATATTATATATAAAAACAGAGCTTTCGGATCACCCTAGTGAAGAAATACAATCTATGTTGGATAAATATGAGAAAGCTTCAGTTATAAAGATTAGTAAGGATACTGATTTCGTAAAATCTATACAATTGATATATAATAGTATAGTTGAATATAGACCTGAGAAGATTTTTATTCATTCTTTTTCTTGCCTTGACGTTGTTGTTTTAAATAAGATTGCATCTTCTATTAGATATAGAATAAATTTAGGTAGTCATTTGACTTGGGTTGGTATCAATTGTACGGATATTATGCTGGAGTTTGATGATTTTGGCTATACTGTATCTTTGGAAAAACGTTGTTTTCCTAAGAATAAAATGTTTAAACTACCTTTTTATCCGGTTCTTGATAGTCATTGTTTTGAAGGATTTGATTTTCCTCTACAGGAGGGAGCAGTTCTAATGTTTACAGGAGGAGCTTCATATAAAATCAAAGATAAGAACGATACTTTTTTGAATATTATTAAAAAACTAATTGAGAATAATAATTCATTGATTGTTCTTATTGCTTTGCGAGACAATAATGAGTATGTGAGTAAATTTATATTAAAAAATAATTTGTATGGTAGATTGATAAATCTTAGTTATAGAAAAGATATAAATCAAGTATTTAAACATATTGATATTTTTCTTCAAACTTATCCTACTGTTGGTGGCTTAATGTTAAAGTATGCAATGTTAAATAGAAAACCTGTTCTATCCTTTGTTTTAAAGGAAAGTTTTGAATCTTACTCTAAGATTGATGATAAACCAGTTGATTTTGGCGATCGAACATATAGACTTGCATATACAAATTTGGAAGAATTTCATGAAGAAGCGAAAAAATTAATAGAAGATAGGGTGTATAGGGAGTCTATAGGAAATGTGCTGGGTGATTGTGCGTTGGATGAACTTAAATTCAATGATGAATTTAAGAGGATAATTTTAGGTGATTCAGAGTTGAATTTTAAGTTTTCTAAATTGTCATTGGATTATGATGTGTTGGATAAAAGATTTTCTGACTCGGAAGAAACTAGAGAGAGTATTTATTTTGCAACATTGTTACGAAGTTATGGGCTGAATTTTTTATTTTTGTTTTATCCGTTGTTTTTATTTAGATTTAATGATGTGTTGAATACTATTTGGAGGTATTTAAAAAATAAATATGTGTTAGGCTGATTGATTTAGTTGGATGTGCAATGTGTTTCCTAAGTATGATGATACTTTATATACAGAATTATTTGGTATGCAAATACGAAAATATGTTCTATTCATATTTCTGATAGGTTTGATATTATCCTCTGAGTTGTATTTCTTTTGGGGATTAAAAGTTGGCAATTGTGGACAGTTACTATGTGGAATATCGGTTTTGATTCTATCCGGTATGAAGGTTGAAGAAAAGAGTTTTACTTCTAGCTTCTTGTTTCTTGTTTTTTATTTGTATGCTTCTTTATATGTATTAGATCTTAATTTATTAGGCAGATTATTTTCTTTTTTGCCATTTTTTGTCTTTTTCTTGAAGAAGAGAGATGTACAGATAGTTTATACTCTGTACCGGGATTTTTTTGTATATACGATAACGATTTCATTGGTTGTCTATTTTTTAGTGGTATGGATTGAATATGATTTACCTCATTCTATAATAGAACCTTTGAATAATTTAAAATCATACAATTATTTAGCTTATCCTTTTTGTGTAATACCAGATGAAAACTATTTTTCTTATTTTCGTTTTTGTGGTTGTTATGATGAGCCGGGTGTAGTAGGTACTATTGCAGGGGTTATGCTCATTACAAACCGATGGAATATGAGGGATTGGAAGAATGTGGTTTTGTTGCTGAGTGGGGTTTTTAGTTTCTCTTTGTATTTTTATCTACTTCAATTTTTATATTTCCTGCTTTATGCAAAGGTGCAGTATAAGATTCTCGTTTTATTGCTTTTGACAGACCTGTTTCTGTATTTGCAAAATGATGAGTTAGTGAACAAGTTTATTTTAACTCGTTTGGATTTTTCAGGAGGCGAGTTTTCTGGAGATAATCGTACAACAGCTTCCTTTGATAGTTGGTATAAGAATTTTTTGTTCACAGCGAATTTTTGGATAGGATGTGGAAAAGGTATGGCAGAAATAGTCGATTCGGGTGGTGCCTCCTATAAACATCTAATAGTGGATCATGGTTTTATCATGTTTACTATTTATATGTTCTCATTTCTTTATCTTATTTGGAGGAGCCATTCAATGTCTAAAAATTTCTTGATTATGTCTATTGTACTTTTTTCTTTGATTTATCAACGACCATTTATTTTTAGTTATTTGTATTTGTTTTTGTTGATATCTCCTATATATGTTTTAAAGAGATAATATTTTAATTTTTATTCGTAATGTCTAGTAAAGTAAAAGTAATAGCTTTTTATTTACCTCAATTTCATCCTATACCAGAAAATGATGAATGGTGGGGGAAAGGATTCACAGAATGGACCAGTGTAGGGCGTGCTAAAAAATATTATAGAGGACATTATCAACCTCGAGTTCCGGCTGATTTGGGGTATTATGATCTACGTTTACCGCAGGTGCGTCAACAACAAGCTGATTTGGCAAAAGAGGCTGGTATTTCAGCTTTTTGTTATTGGCATTATTGGTTTGGTAATGGAAAACAGCTGTTGGAAAATCCGTTACAGGAAGTTGTTAAGTTAGGGGAACCAGATTTTCCTTTTTGTTTAGGATGGGCAAACCATACTTGGCTAAATAAATCGTGGAACAGAGAGAAACAGACGGTTATACCTAAGCCTTTGATATTGCAAGAGTATCCTGGGAAAAAAGATGTTGATTGTCATTTCTATACTATGCTGCCAATGTTTAGAGATCAGCGTTATTTTCGAATTCATGGAAAGCTCTTGTTTTTAATATATGCGCCATTGGATATACCGAATTTCAAATATTTTAAAATGAGATGGAACGAATTAGCGAGTCAAAATGATTTACCAGGATTTTATTTTATTGCAAATTCAGAAGATATATCCAATATAAAGAATCCCATTATTCGAGAGTTTGAAGCTGTTTCTCTGTGTCGGTTATATTCGGCTTGGAATATAGAAGGGAAAAAAGTGAATAATATTGTTATACGTATTACACGTAATATATCTCGTATTTTAGGGTATTCTTTGAATAAAATTTCATATAAAAAGGCTATAGAAAAAATTGATACTCCATATTATGAGGAAGATAGAGTGTATCCTAATATTATACCGGGTTGGGATAACTCTCCTCGTCGTGGGCCCGGAGCATTTATCTTTCATAAAGCTACACCTGCATTATTTAAGAAACATGTAAAGATGATATTGAATAGGATAAAAGATAAACCGGATGAGGATAAGGTTATTTTCCTTAAGTCATGGAATGAGTGGGCTGAGGGTAATTATATGGAACCTGATTTGAAGTGGGGAAAAGGATATATTAGGGCTTTGAGAGAAGCCTTGGAAGAGGATGCTAAATGATTTAAAATTAATACATTATGAATATCGCATTATTAACCGCCGGAGGAACCGGCACTCGTATGCATCAAGATATACCCAAGCAATTTCTTCATGTTAAGAATAAACCTATTTTAATTTATACATTGGAGGCTTTTGAGCGGCATCCTAGTATAGATGCTATTATTGTAGTAGGGTTGGAACGTTGGATTGATATTATATGGGCATATGCGAAGCAATTTAATATAACTAAATTGAAATGGGTGGTATCAGGTGGAAACACTGGTCATGAATCGATTCGCAATGGCTTATTAGAATTGGAGAAACATTGTGACATTTCTGATGTTGTAATGATACATGATGGGAATCGACCGATGATAAGTCCGGATATTATATCGGATAGTTTGGCCAAACAAAAAGAGTTTGGAAGTGCCGTTGCAGTAATTCCTTGTGTGGAGGTGGTCTTTAAAAGTAAAGATGGTCAATCATCCACTATAAATATACCTAGAGATGAACTACTTCGTACACAAACTCCTCATACTTATGAGCTAGGAAAATTATTGTGGGCACATAGGGAAAGTGATCGATTGGGCATTTCAAATACGGTTGCTTCTTGTGATTTGATGTGTAGACTGGGGGAGACTGTATATTTTTCGAAAGGATCAGAGCGGAATTTAAAGATAACGACAGTGGAAGATATAGAGATTTTTACTTCGTTGTTAGATTATAGGAAAGAGGAGGGATTGAAGTGAATGTTGGAACGTTGATAGGTGATTTAAAAAGCAAGTCTATTTTGATAACTGGAGCATCTGGTTTGATATGTTCAGCTTTTATAGATCAATTAATGGGCGATAATGAACGAGAAAATTTAGGTATAAAGATCTATGCAATAAGTAGGAATAAGGATTACGCTCAAAAAAGGTTTCAACAGTATTGGAATAATCCGTTATTTACATTTATGCAACATGACATTATAAAGCCTCTTTCATTGGATGTTCCGCTAGATTATATTATCCATGGAGCGAGTAACGCCTCTCCGAAACGTTACGCTACAGATCCGGTCGGAACTATGAAAGCCAATCTTTGGGGCGTGGCGAATACGTTGGATTTGGCCAAGGAGAAACAAGCTCGCCTTTTGTATATTTCATCTGGTGAAGTCTATGGAGAAGGAGATGGAACGGATTTTACGGAAACTTATAGTGGCTATGTGGATTGTTTAAATCTCAGAGCTTGTTACCCTTCTGGTAAGCGAGCTTCTGAGACGTTGTGTATTGCTTATAAAGAGCAATACGGTGTAGATATTGTAATTGCTCGTCCATG from Parabacteroides distasonis ATCC 8503 includes these protein-coding regions:
- a CDS encoding glycosyltransferase WbsX family protein, translating into MSSKVKVIAFYLPQFHPIPENDEWWGKGFTEWTSVGRAKKYYRGHYQPRVPADLGYYDLRLPQVRQQQADLAKEAGISAFCYWHYWFGNGKQLLENPLQEVVKLGEPDFPFCLGWANHTWLNKSWNREKQTVIPKPLILQEYPGKKDVDCHFYTMLPMFRDQRYFRIHGKLLFLIYAPLDIPNFKYFKMRWNELASQNDLPGFYFIANSEDISNIKNPIIREFEAVSLCRLYSAWNIEGKKVNNIVIRITRNISRILGYSLNKISYKKAIEKIDTPYYEEDRVYPNIIPGWDNSPRRGPGAFIFHKATPALFKKHVKMILNRIKDKPDEDKVIFLKSWNEWAEGNYMEPDLKWGKGYIRALREALEEDAK
- a CDS encoding IspD/TarI family cytidylyltransferase; translation: MNIALLTAGGTGTRMHQDIPKQFLHVKNKPILIYTLEAFERHPSIDAIIVVGLERWIDIIWAYAKQFNITKLKWVVSGGNTGHESIRNGLLELEKHCDISDVVMIHDGNRPMISPDIISDSLAKQKEFGSAVAVIPCVEVVFKSKDGQSSTINIPRDELLRTQTPHTYELGKLLWAHRESDRLGISNTVASCDLMCRLGETVYFSKGSERNLKITTVEDIEIFTSLLDYRKEEGLK
- a CDS encoding NAD-dependent epimerase/dehydratase family protein codes for the protein MNVGTLIGDLKSKSILITGASGLICSAFIDQLMGDNERENLGIKIYAISRNKDYAQKRFQQYWNNPLFTFMQHDIIKPLSLDVPLDYIIHGASNASPKRYATDPVGTMKANLWGVANTLDLAKEKQARLLYISSGEVYGEGDGTDFTETYSGYVDCLNLRACYPSGKRASETLCIAYKEQYGVDIVIARPCHIYGSDIGRDDRAFAQFLRKAQVGEDIILKSEGQQIRSYCHVMDCASALFYILLRGKDGEAYNIANRESILSIKELAEMIANMAGVKIVYDIPSEQEVKGYSKVQRAVLDSSKLESLGWKPFIFLEDGLNRVLNSMMCHK